Sequence from the Thermincola ferriacetica genome:
TCGGTTTTAAACCTGTGCAAAAGAAAAAAACAGCCTTTCCTGCCAAAGGCTGTTTTGTTGATGAAATCATCATGGAAAAGCAAATTGTTTGAAACAGGGCTTCGCAAAGAAGCCTTGGTTTTTATTCCCGCTGTTCAAACACTTCACGGCCCAGCAGCATGGGTAGCCCCAACAGGTCAAAGACTTCGTAAACCTCGGCAGACAAGTTGCGTATTTTCACATCAATGTTGTCATTTTTTAAGCTCTTAATAACGTTAAGTAAACCACCAACACCGGTAGAATCAACAAAACTCAGTTTTTCCATGTTCAAGGTCAAAGCTGTGGCCCCCTGCCGGGCTTCCTCCACACTGGTCTTGAACTTGTCTACCGTCGCTATATCGAGTTCCCCGATTAATTCTATCATTCTGTCAGTACCCTTAACAATCGTTTGTAATTCTAACATCATTACCCCCCTCACCGCATTTTCATATATTCTTATGCTTTAAGTTTATCGGTAATTAAGCGTCCTTCATGGTTTACGTAAGCATTAAAATTCCTATATAAATTATCCACCCTATACTTTTCGGTTCCTATCTGCACTATAACATTGGGATGTATTAATTCGGCAGAAAATTTACCGGTTCCTTTAATCGCCACGGAAGTTTGGGTATCGAATGCCGAACCCAGCTCTTTAACAGTTATACTGCGACCGGCTGTAATTTTTACTCCCCTCGCAATACCTGGGTTTCCGGCAACAATAACTTCACCACCCGCTGTTACCGTAGAAATGTAGCACCCCTGACCTTCTATAATCACATCCCCGCTGGACAGTAGAGTGGAATTCTGCACATATCTTACAGTAATACATTCTGCTTTCCGCATATAATTATTTATAAAATCCGTGACCTGGTCTAATCCCTTTATAAGAATCAGGAGATAATCAATTTTATCCAGGTGCAGCGGACCCAGACCACATAAACTTTTCTGAAGAAGGGTAACTACATTTATAACCTCTTCGTGCACAACCTGTTCTTCACTTGATACGGCCGCGACCAACTCACTAACTGCCTTGGGCACATTATGAAACTTGGAATCTATAAGCAGTTGAATTAACTGCCCGTCACCTCTGGTCTGCAGGTCCGAAGTTTTAAACCCCGGCACTTGTTTTAACTGCAGGGCCACAGTATAAGTTTTATCCACAAGGTCCCTTATTTCCTTTAATAAAGGCAAAATCGATGTATATAAAGCTGCCAGCCCACCGGCCACTATAGTGCTTCCCAGCACCATTTTATGTACTTTAACACTACCCCGGGCCTTAAGCGTTGCCCTGGTTACATCGCCAAATACCTCAATATTGCCTGTGGCTTCAACTTTATATCCCTCCCTGACTTCGCCCGTAACCCGAACGTCACCGGAAAACTTTATATCTCCCGTTATACCGTCTACATTTGTCACTTCCAGCACAGGTTCAACCGTGAGTACTGCGTTTTGCCCGTTGTACTCCACTACCGGTCTGCCGTCGATACTGGCCACAACTTTCCGACCGTTATCCACCAGTTCACAACCGCCTTTAACGATAATGGAACAATCCACTGCGGGTCTGGCTTTAATCTTTTCACCGGTTACCGTCCGTCCGTCCACTCCTTCCTGGGGAGGAACCTTGACAGCAATGACGTCACCTTTGCTTACCGAAATCAGTTTATTCCGTCCAAACAGTCCTTCCTCCTCATCCGGTTTATTTTCCAGAAAAAGGCACCTCACATAAGCATCAACCCCATCTACAGGCCTTTGCCCCCGGGCAATCAGAAAACTCTCTTTGCTATTGGGATTGGCTATAACCTGCTCGATAACATCCTGATAAACTCCTTCGATAATGTTATTCTCCTGCAAGAATCTCTTTATATCGTCCGGTGTAACCGGCGGCGGCTCAACTACTTCGGCTACTTCTGTCAGCAAAGTCAGCTTGTTGGTCCGGGGCTGGTCCTTCAACCGGTAATTGGCCCCCGGGTGTCTAATCAGCCTTATCCGGGCTTCCACTTTATCCTCTGAAAGTTTTAATTCAATAGTATTTACGGGTTCGTCATTAACTATATCAATATGTACTTTGTCTTCTTCTGAAACATAAGTTTCATTTTCAACTTTTTTACCGTTAATCAATAAATTCACGTGTTTCCCGGGCGTAATTGTAGCATATTTACCTTCCGCCACGGGGTTGGTAATAATGAGTTCTCCCTTTTTTACCGCCGCAACACCGAAGTCTTTATAAACCACTTTTGATCGGTAGTTTTCCTGCCCGGTCTCATCCTTTATATCAAGAGCGATCAATAAATCTGTTAATTCAATTTCAGCCATTGCGTCTTCTCTGACACATACTTTAACTTTTGCGGGCCTTGCGCCCATGCCCAGAAAGCCGTGCTTGCCTTCATCCAAAATCTCAATTTTTGCCTGTTCCCTGGAAATTCTCAATGCTTTGAGGGCCTTGTTTACCGCCTCCTCAACAGTAACCCCCTCGGTAGTGATACAGGTATTCTCAACTGGCATTTCCCGGCACCACCTTTTCTTCTAATACCCTGCTGGGGCTGCTATTACTCTGTCCGATACCGTAAACCATTTCCAGAACCAGGGTTGTTCCGCCTGTAGTAGACATTATTAAACGGTCCAAATAATCCAACATGATGGTAAATCCGTAACCTAAAGAAATCTTGGTAGAGTATCCTTTTCTCAAGGTTACCTGGGGCAACTGGGAAATATCTATGCCCGGACCGTTATCCTGGATAATAACGCGAATGGCATGATCCAGCAAATAAACGAAAACCTTGCCTTTCCCCACGTGTTTGATAACATTGGTAGCTGCCTCAGAAACACATAGGACCATTTGCGTTTTTCGCCGGTTGGGCAGGGGTGCCTTCTGGAGCGCCTCCCTGATTAATGCCCGTGCACGGGCTACATCTTGCGGTTCTACCAGTTCCATTTGATAATGAACCTTATCTTCATCATGATAGGTTTGTATTTCTTCCTTGGCAGCCAGGAGCAGTTTACCTTGGGTAACAGCCATAATGACATCCCGGTAAATATTAATTTCCCTTTCATCCCTGGCTTTTTCGGTTTTTAATATTTCCGTCATATCAAAAACCGTTATTAAACATGAACGTTCTGAAACCGGGATAAAATAAGTCTCAAAAATCTTAGCAGATGCAGAATCGATAATAAATTCCTTGCCGTATCTGTCAATACCCTCTTTCAGATAGTCCAACAAATAGCTTTTTATAGAATCAGGCACTTCTTCCCGCCCCAGGTTTTTTATCTGGCCGTCTTCATAAAGCGCTACATAATTCATCCGCAAAGACTCCAGTACCCAGGATTTATCAAGGTAATACCTTAACTGCTCAATTACGTCTTTCGCCCCCGATTCCAAGCGCTCAGTCAGCCGGTCATCATCGAGAATAATCACTTTCTTATCACTCATAAGCGCTTGCAAAAAGGTCTCAACCAATTCAGGGTCCAACTCTGTTCCGGCAATGTTTTTCAGTTCCGTGCAAGCCTGTTCTAACTTTAACCCATCACGAAACATAAAATTGTCAAACCTGTCGGCAATAGCGATGACCCTGGCCCCGAAGGGAATATCCTGACCCGCCAACTGCCTGGGATACCCTGTTCCATTGTATCTCTCATGGTGGCAATAAATTAATTCGGCCACATTACTCAAACCGTGTATCTGCTGAATCAGGTTCCTGCCTATTTCCGCATGAGCCTGTAATTGCTGCATTTCTTCGCTGGTCAGATAATTGCGCAATTTCAACAGTTTTTCAGGCATACCCAGTTTCCCTATATCATGCAGTAAGGCGGCATATTCTATGGTAATGCGTTCATCCCTGGTTACCCGCAGGTGTTTTAAGAGAATTTGGCAAAACTTGACTACTCTTTCGGAATGGCCCCGCAAATGGGGAATTTTGTTTTCAGAGACATTTAAAAAGGTCTCCACCGTTTTTAGGTATTTTTGTTCGGAATAATGATAATCCTTAAATATTTTCCATATGGCAGCAAGTAAAAACAAAATCATGATAATTCCCGGTAACCCGCTGCTTTGCAAAACTATGGTACCCACAATGCCTGTTAATACGGCTACGGTCAAGGTTAAACTATCGTCAGGAACTGTAATTAACACCTCTACCGGTTTATCGGCAGCTATAGTCCTGTAAATGGCCTTAAAGGCGGAAACCAAAATAAGGTAACCGGCCACAAAACTCAGTACAGGTAAATAATCGGCGCGCAAATCCAATGCCCCAAAGTTGCCACCTGCCACAACAAACAAAAAACCGGCCACCCAAACAACCAGCGCTTGTCCACCGATAATTAGAATAGAATCCTGTAAAGACTGCTTCGTGAACAGGGTAAATCCTAACATAGCGATAGCAACAACCCAAACTGCGGAAAAGCCATAGCTCAAAACATAAATAATGATAACGGCGCTTTCCAGTGATAAAGCCCCAGCCATCGATAAATAAGTCTTTAATAGTGAAAATAAAAGGACAGCAGCAGCAAAAAACAAAATTACGACCCACAAACCAAGGTCTGTCGGAACATAGTGATTAAGCAAATAAACACTGACGGCAAATACAATTGCATTAAATGCCCATAATCTAATATTGCCTATAATCATACTATACACACCTTCTTTGCCGCTTGGCCCCAACAGTGTTGAATTAATCTATTTAATTTTTTTACAATTTCACAA
This genomic interval carries:
- a CDS encoding STAS domain-containing protein — encoded protein: MLELQTIVKGTDRMIELIGELDIATVDKFKTSVEEARQGATALTLNMEKLSFVDSTGVGGLLNVIKSLKNDNIDVKIRNLSAEVYEVFDLLGLPMLLGREVFEQRE
- a CDS encoding FapA family protein, which codes for MPVENTCITTEGVTVEEAVNKALKALRISREQAKIEILDEGKHGFLGMGARPAKVKVCVREDAMAEIELTDLLIALDIKDETGQENYRSKVVYKDFGVAAVKKGELIITNPVAEGKYATITPGKHVNLLINGKKVENETYVSEEDKVHIDIVNDEPVNTIELKLSEDKVEARIRLIRHPGANYRLKDQPRTNKLTLLTEVAEVVEPPPVTPDDIKRFLQENNIIEGVYQDVIEQVIANPNSKESFLIARGQRPVDGVDAYVRCLFLENKPDEEEGLFGRNKLISVSKGDVIAVKVPPQEGVDGRTVTGEKIKARPAVDCSIIVKGGCELVDNGRKVVASIDGRPVVEYNGQNAVLTVEPVLEVTNVDGITGDIKFSGDVRVTGEVREGYKVEATGNIEVFGDVTRATLKARGSVKVHKMVLGSTIVAGGLAALYTSILPLLKEIRDLVDKTYTVALQLKQVPGFKTSDLQTRGDGQLIQLLIDSKFHNVPKAVSELVAAVSSEEQVVHEEVINVVTLLQKSLCGLGPLHLDKIDYLLILIKGLDQVTDFINNYMRKAECITVRYVQNSTLLSSGDVIIEGQGCYISTVTAGGEVIVAGNPGIARGVKITAGRSITVKELGSAFDTQTSVAIKGTGKFSAELIHPNVIVQIGTEKYRVDNLYRNFNAYVNHEGRLITDKLKA
- a CDS encoding HD domain-containing phosphohydrolase, with the translated sequence MIIGNIRLWAFNAIVFAVSVYLLNHYVPTDLGLWVVILFFAAAVLLFSLLKTYLSMAGALSLESAVIIIYVLSYGFSAVWVVAIAMLGFTLFTKQSLQDSILIIGGQALVVWVAGFLFVVAGGNFGALDLRADYLPVLSFVAGYLILVSAFKAIYRTIAADKPVEVLITVPDDSLTLTVAVLTGIVGTIVLQSSGLPGIIMILFLLAAIWKIFKDYHYSEQKYLKTVETFLNVSENKIPHLRGHSERVVKFCQILLKHLRVTRDERITIEYAALLHDIGKLGMPEKLLKLRNYLTSEEMQQLQAHAEIGRNLIQQIHGLSNVAELIYCHHERYNGTGYPRQLAGQDIPFGARVIAIADRFDNFMFRDGLKLEQACTELKNIAGTELDPELVETFLQALMSDKKVIILDDDRLTERLESGAKDVIEQLRYYLDKSWVLESLRMNYVALYEDGQIKNLGREEVPDSIKSYLLDYLKEGIDRYGKEFIIDSASAKIFETYFIPVSERSCLITVFDMTEILKTEKARDEREINIYRDVIMAVTQGKLLLAAKEEIQTYHDEDKVHYQMELVEPQDVARARALIREALQKAPLPNRRKTQMVLCVSEAATNVIKHVGKGKVFVYLLDHAIRVIIQDNGPGIDISQLPQVTLRKGYSTKISLGYGFTIMLDYLDRLIMSTTGGTTLVLEMVYGIGQSNSSPSRVLEEKVVPGNAS